The Treponema medium genome has a window encoding:
- a CDS encoding ADP-ribosylglycohydrolase family protein encodes MKAWEYIYDLTKNAVPVVLSEDEQTWEASNAAEKQVDDQLRLYWASHVPGSHAPESVVIAAVQSIEALGCDVSAAEKLIPEGLDALKRNDMKALQRITARIFNILFMCPSDTSSDYWKSKLYQSFNEYEKAIEFPESAAETLPNAVLYDKTKAAWLGRLCGGGLGTALEGYTTAQLKKKFGEIRTYVRNPNTYNDDITYEIAFLEACCKAQGMPTSADIADQWLELIPCGWSAEQVALDNLRRGMYPPESGLFRNPYREWIGAQMRGAVCGQVAPLNPHKAALLAWRDAEISHHGNGILGEVFNAVLVSLAYGEDPMRRCLEKAVSYIPKDSEYASVLHFALAQCMKKQDFYEAWAACEEKYKRYNWIHAYPNAAAEVVALYFGKDNFNDVMHYIAMCGQDVDCNAAQLGAALGAKLGTRGIEDHWTDPFGDEIITYLRGNKTVSLQELINKTVSVVKQLEDV; translated from the coding sequence ATGAAAGCATGGGAGTATATTTACGATTTAACAAAAAATGCCGTTCCGGTGGTACTATCAGAAGACGAGCAAACATGGGAGGCGTCGAATGCTGCCGAAAAGCAGGTTGACGATCAACTGCGTCTCTATTGGGCAAGTCATGTGCCCGGTTCTCATGCCCCTGAAAGTGTGGTGATTGCAGCAGTTCAGTCCATAGAAGCGCTGGGGTGCGATGTAAGTGCCGCAGAGAAATTGATTCCTGAAGGGCTTGATGCGCTAAAACGGAATGATATGAAGGCGCTGCAAAGGATTACTGCTCGAATATTTAATATCCTTTTTATGTGCCCGAGCGATACCTCAAGTGACTATTGGAAAAGTAAGCTGTATCAAAGCTTCAATGAATATGAAAAAGCAATCGAGTTTCCCGAATCAGCCGCGGAAACGCTGCCGAATGCCGTGTTGTACGATAAAACAAAGGCCGCGTGGCTTGGCCGTTTATGTGGCGGTGGTTTGGGAACGGCGCTTGAAGGGTATACAACGGCACAGCTGAAGAAAAAATTCGGCGAAATCCGTACGTATGTGCGTAACCCGAACACCTACAACGATGATATAACATACGAAATTGCATTTCTTGAGGCGTGTTGCAAAGCACAGGGGATGCCGACAAGCGCCGATATTGCCGACCAATGGCTGGAGTTAATACCCTGCGGTTGGTCTGCCGAACAGGTTGCATTGGATAATTTACGTAGAGGGATGTATCCTCCGGAAAGCGGTCTGTTTAGGAATCCCTACCGTGAATGGATCGGTGCACAAATGCGGGGTGCCGTGTGCGGTCAGGTAGCTCCGTTAAATCCGCATAAGGCTGCACTGCTTGCATGGCGCGATGCGGAAATTTCGCACCACGGGAATGGAATTCTCGGAGAAGTGTTTAACGCCGTTTTGGTCAGCCTTGCATACGGGGAAGATCCTATGCGGAGATGTTTGGAAAAAGCCGTTTCCTATATTCCTAAGGATTCTGAATATGCTTCCGTGCTTCACTTTGCATTAGCGCAGTGTATGAAGAAGCAGGATTTTTATGAGGCATGGGCGGCATGCGAAGAAAAATACAAGCGGTATAACTGGATCCATGCGTATCCGAATGCAGCAGCAGAAGTAGTTGCGTTGTATTTCGGCAAAGATAATTTTAACGATGTCATGCACTATATTGCAATGTGCGGTCAAGATGTCGATTGTAATGCCGCCCAGTTGGGAGCTGCACTTGGTGCAAAATTAGGCACAAGAGGAATCGAAGATCACTGGACGGATCCTTTCGGCGATGAAATTATAACCTATTTACGGGGAAATAAAACGGTAAGTTTGCAAGAACTTATTAACAAGACCGTATCGGTCGTAAAACAATTGGAGGATGTATGA
- a CDS encoding ABC transporter ATP-binding protein, which translates to MNVESTADDILVMKDISKIYPNGVTANRHVNFSVRAGEIHALVGENGAGKSTLMKILFGIEQPTEGTILYNGNELHIKSPLDAIRHGFGMVHQHFMLVESMSVAENICLGMEPGKGPLIHKKLMNEQAQKIINQYHFVIDPKEKIKNLPIGTRQKVEILKALYKGARILILDEPTAVLTPQETEELFVELKELRNSGCTIIFISHKLNEVKEICERITVLRNGTSVGVYSAGEISEKEISNLMVGKNIHWEIEKQPSVPGETVLKLRDVCMDDDAGRPILKHVSFDLPAGKILGIVGVEGNGQKELIDTITGLQHCTEGSVMLNGKDITSRSIAAIRKEGISYIPQDRIKVGTAVTASIQENLFAVFTEDERFVHKGILKKNEIKQWADTLINQFMIKTKSADVPVKMLSGGNMQKVIIAREFSTSAGCIIADQPTRGVDIGAAKFIHQKIIEMRDNGAAILVNSADLAEILEISDSLVVMYGGEITAYFPDADVVSETELGEYMLGLKKQGAHELAGCLR; encoded by the coding sequence ATGAATGTTGAAAGTACGGCAGATGATATTTTAGTAATGAAGGATATTTCAAAAATATATCCTAACGGTGTTACGGCTAATAGGCATGTCAATTTTTCGGTTCGCGCCGGAGAAATTCATGCGCTTGTCGGTGAGAACGGCGCCGGTAAAAGTACCTTGATGAAAATATTATTCGGTATTGAGCAACCGACTGAAGGTACGATTTTATATAATGGAAACGAATTGCATATCAAATCCCCGCTTGACGCTATTCGTCACGGATTCGGTATGGTACATCAGCACTTTATGCTTGTCGAATCGATGAGTGTTGCAGAAAATATCTGCCTTGGAATGGAACCCGGAAAAGGTCCGTTGATTCATAAAAAACTCATGAACGAACAGGCTCAAAAAATTATCAATCAATATCATTTTGTTATTGACCCGAAAGAAAAGATTAAAAATTTGCCCATAGGGACGCGCCAGAAAGTAGAAATTCTGAAGGCGTTATATAAAGGTGCGCGCATTTTAATTTTGGATGAACCGACCGCTGTATTAACTCCGCAAGAAACGGAAGAATTATTTGTTGAATTAAAAGAGCTGCGGAATTCGGGCTGTACGATTATATTTATCAGTCATAAATTAAATGAAGTTAAAGAAATATGCGAAAGGATAACCGTATTGCGTAACGGTACTTCCGTCGGCGTGTATTCCGCCGGAGAAATTTCTGAAAAAGAAATATCGAACCTTATGGTCGGTAAAAATATACATTGGGAAATAGAAAAACAACCAAGCGTTCCCGGAGAGACCGTCTTAAAATTGCGGGATGTATGTATGGATGATGATGCCGGACGTCCCATACTCAAGCATGTGAGTTTTGATTTACCTGCGGGGAAAATTCTCGGTATTGTCGGTGTTGAAGGGAACGGGCAAAAAGAGTTGATCGATACCATAACCGGATTGCAGCACTGTACTGAAGGAAGCGTAATGTTAAACGGTAAAGATATAACATCGCGCAGTATTGCTGCAATCAGAAAAGAAGGTATCTCCTATATACCGCAGGATAGAATAAAAGTAGGAACGGCGGTAACTGCTTCCATTCAAGAAAATTTATTTGCCGTCTTTACGGAAGATGAGCGCTTTGTACATAAGGGCATTCTAAAGAAGAATGAAATAAAACAATGGGCTGATACGCTTATCAACCAATTTATGATTAAAACAAAAAGTGCCGATGTGCCGGTAAAAATGCTGAGCGGTGGAAATATGCAAAAGGTTATTATTGCACGCGAATTTTCAACCTCGGCAGGATGTATTATCGCAGATCAACCGACAAGAGGTGTTGATATCGGCGCTGCAAAGTTTATTCATCAAAAGATTATTGAAATGCGCGATAACGGTGCTGCTATTTTGGTGAATTCGGCAGATTTGGCGGAGATTCTGGAAATAAGCGACAGTTTGGTTGTAATGTACGGCGGTGAAATTACAGCATATTTTCCGGACGCCGATGTGGTTAGCGAAACTGAGTTGGGAGAGTATATGCTCGGCTTAAAAAAGCAAGGTGCACATGAACTTGCAGGATGTTTACGATGA
- a CDS encoding nucleoside hydrolase, producing MDNKIPIIIDCDPGHDDAIALIMAFASEKLKVLGVSVSAGNQTIEKTYTNARKIISFLGKAPPLAKGASYPLVRRLEVAPSVHGESGLDGPVLPETDYTGVPESAWELHRRLISESPEPVTFVVTGPLTNLAILLLAYPDVKKNLKQICLMGGGIDHGNWSSAAEFNILVDPEAAHIVFSCGIPIVMCGLDVTEKAMIFSEEIERLRKSKKRVAVLVAELLDFFGRFHSDLGFQGAPIHDACTIAYLIKPELFKVCDYYVVIETQGKYTAGMTLADKRVNNNRPKPNVTACMDIDREGFVRLLEQCCMAYT from the coding sequence ATGGACAATAAAATACCGATTATAATTGACTGCGATCCCGGGCATGATGATGCAATAGCATTGATCATGGCGTTTGCATCCGAAAAGCTCAAAGTGTTGGGGGTCAGTGTCAGCGCCGGTAATCAAACCATTGAAAAAACATATACTAATGCACGCAAGATTATTTCGTTTTTAGGAAAAGCTCCGCCGCTTGCAAAAGGGGCATCGTATCCGCTCGTCAGAAGATTGGAAGTTGCACCGAGTGTGCACGGTGAATCAGGGTTGGATGGGCCGGTTCTGCCGGAGACGGATTATACCGGTGTGCCTGAATCCGCATGGGAACTGCACCGCCGGCTTATCTCTGAAAGTCCCGAACCGGTAACGTTTGTCGTAACAGGGCCGTTGACGAATCTTGCAATTTTGCTTTTAGCATATCCCGACGTGAAAAAAAATCTCAAGCAGATATGTTTAATGGGTGGCGGTATCGATCACGGTAATTGGTCATCTGCAGCGGAATTTAATATCCTTGTCGATCCCGAAGCGGCACACATTGTATTTTCGTGCGGTATTCCCATTGTGATGTGCGGACTGGATGTAACCGAAAAAGCGATGATCTTTTCGGAAGAAATAGAAAGACTGCGTAAATCAAAAAAACGGGTTGCCGTGCTGGTTGCAGAGTTGCTCGATTTCTTCGGCCGCTTTCACTCTGATTTGGGATTCCAAGGCGCACCTATCCACGATGCGTGTACTATTGCGTATTTGATCAAACCTGAGTTGTTTAAAGTATGCGATTACTATGTTGTTATCGAAACGCAAGGAAAGTATACCGCCGGTATGACGCTTGCAGATAAGCGGGTAAATAATAACAGACCAAAACCGAATGTTACAGCTTGTATGGATATCGATCGAGAAGGCTTTGTCCGGCTGCTTGAGCAATGCTGTATGGCGTATACATAA
- a CDS encoding ABC transporter permease: MKLIGRLSFEKRFELIRFATAIGIAVFLSFLIILFVSKEPLLAFSKLFLGPLESARRFGNVLELCIPLSFTGLAVAVMFSADMFNMGAEGAFYVSGAVAVFTALLIPLPPVIAPLVSIIIGGLCGAVVCWVPAFLKERWNANELVSSLMLNYVFFYITKYFANTTFKDPSAGFMATYLIPANAKLARLIPGMRLHFGLLILCAVVVLTVLFIRRTAWGYRLMQTGRNIRFARYAGLNTTAIIAYSQLIGGFIAGVGGSVEVLGMYDRFQWQSLPGYGFDGIVVAILAKNKPHYIPIAAFFLAYLKIGADKMATSTDVTAEMVSIIQGVIIMLAAAQAFLSKWRQKALIKMQQESGLDG; the protein is encoded by the coding sequence ATGAAATTAATAGGACGCCTTTCATTTGAAAAAAGATTTGAATTGATACGGTTTGCTACAGCGATCGGCATTGCGGTGTTCTTATCGTTTCTTATTATTTTATTTGTCAGTAAAGAACCGCTGCTCGCTTTTTCAAAGCTCTTTTTAGGGCCGCTTGAATCGGCACGCCGTTTCGGTAACGTACTTGAGTTATGTATTCCGCTCAGTTTTACCGGTCTTGCAGTTGCCGTTATGTTCAGCGCAGATATGTTTAATATGGGTGCGGAAGGGGCGTTTTATGTGAGTGGCGCCGTTGCAGTATTTACCGCATTGCTTATACCGCTGCCTCCTGTTATTGCACCGCTTGTATCGATTATTATCGGCGGGTTATGCGGTGCTGTCGTTTGCTGGGTTCCGGCTTTTTTAAAGGAGCGATGGAATGCAAATGAGTTGGTTTCGTCTTTAATGTTGAATTATGTATTCTTTTACATAACCAAATATTTTGCCAATACGACCTTTAAAGATCCGTCGGCAGGATTTATGGCGACGTACCTGATTCCTGCCAATGCAAAATTGGCACGTCTTATTCCCGGAATGCGGTTGCACTTCGGACTGTTGATATTGTGCGCCGTAGTAGTGCTGACCGTATTGTTTATCCGCCGTACGGCATGGGGATATCGTCTGATGCAAACCGGAAGGAATATCCGCTTTGCCCGTTATGCCGGTTTAAACACGACGGCAATTATCGCATACTCACAGCTTATCGGCGGTTTTATCGCGGGTGTCGGCGGTTCGGTTGAGGTATTGGGAATGTATGACCGGTTCCAATGGCAAAGCTTGCCGGGGTACGGGTTTGACGGTATCGTTGTCGCTATTCTTGCAAAAAATAAACCGCACTATATTCCGATTGCCGCTTTCTTTTTGGCGTATTTAAAAATCGGTGCCGATAAGATGGCGACATCTACGGACGTTACTGCAGAAATGGTTTCAATCATTCAAGGTGTTATTATAATGCTTGCCGCAGCTCAGGCCTTTTTAAGTAAATGGCGGCAAAAAGCACTCATTAAAATGCAACAGGAGAGCGGCTTAGATGGATAA
- a CDS encoding ABC transporter permease, with protein sequence MDNFLSYILTAEFAYSVLRVTTPLLFAAQASVVAENSGASNIALEGIMLFAAAFGALGTGLTGSLFIGFLIALGGGLLIAVLLAYFALYLKTDIILSGIALNTLAAGGTVFIMYVLIHDKGSTSSLVSLVFPKVVIPGIAAIPVLGSILSGQNVLTYIAFFTVFAVWFLLYKTKLGMHIRCVGENPDAAESVGIPIRKTRVIALLISGFLASLGGVFLSMAYMSTFTKGMVAGRGFIALAAAAMGRLAPVPTMFAALFFGFADALSNVLAAMSIPDEFIKTVPYISTVIGLIVFSAWRKRGRKAQIA encoded by the coding sequence ATGGATAACTTTTTGAGTTATATTTTAACTGCGGAGTTTGCTTATTCCGTTTTGCGTGTTACGACTCCGCTATTGTTTGCCGCACAAGCTTCGGTTGTTGCGGAAAATTCAGGTGCATCGAATATAGCATTGGAAGGCATTATGCTTTTTGCCGCGGCATTCGGAGCGCTGGGTACCGGCTTAACCGGCAGTTTGTTTATCGGCTTTTTAATTGCGTTAGGCGGCGGTTTATTAATTGCTGTGTTACTGGCTTACTTTGCGCTGTATCTGAAAACAGACATCATTTTATCCGGTATTGCGTTAAACACATTAGCCGCAGGCGGAACGGTATTTATTATGTATGTACTGATTCACGATAAAGGCAGTACATCCTCCTTAGTTTCATTGGTGTTTCCTAAAGTGGTTATACCGGGTATCGCCGCTATTCCCGTGTTAGGCAGCATTCTGTCGGGGCAAAACGTGTTGACATACATTGCGTTCTTTACAGTATTTGCTGTCTGGTTTTTGCTGTATAAAACAAAGCTTGGTATGCACATTCGCTGCGTAGGCGAAAATCCCGATGCAGCGGAATCCGTCGGGATACCTATTCGTAAGACCAGAGTTATCGCATTGCTTATCAGCGGATTTTTGGCATCGTTAGGCGGGGTATTCCTTTCGATGGCATACATGAGCACCTTTACAAAAGGCATGGTAGCGGGGCGCGGTTTTATTGCATTGGCTGCTGCGGCAATGGGACGGTTGGCTCCGGTGCCGACGATGTTTGCAGCCTTGTTTTTCGGCTTTGCCGATGCCTTGTCGAATGTATTAGCGGCAATGAGCATCCCAGATGAATTCATAAAAACCGTTCCCTATATTTCAACCGTCATCGGACTGATTGTATTTTCAGCATGGCGGAAGCGCGGTAGGAAAGCGCAAATTGCTTGA
- the rbsK gene encoding ribokinase, with protein MKKILVIGSLNADMVVRVPHIPVAGETILAETADIIPGGKGANQAYAAGSLGAQTVMFGAVGADRYAEIERKSLQSVGVDVSRLLVRTDCATGLAWITVNDAGDNSIVVVPGANKTLSEKDIADNDDLLHSCDIILCQLEIPIQTVLYAARRAKELGKTFILDPAPAPKLFPSELYAYIDIIKPNETELSLLTGKDVSDYESASDMLRTKGVKNVIVTLGEKGAFVNSESEGKHLVPARSVPVVDTTAAGDSFTAALAVRLASGSSLLQAVRYATEVAAIVVTRKGAQTSIPSAAEVPFDDK; from the coding sequence ATGAAAAAGATATTGGTTATCGGCAGTTTAAATGCCGATATGGTAGTTCGTGTTCCGCATATACCGGTAGCAGGCGAAACGATTTTAGCGGAAACTGCAGACATCATACCGGGTGGGAAAGGAGCAAACCAAGCATACGCAGCTGGTTCGTTAGGTGCGCAAACGGTTATGTTCGGAGCGGTCGGCGCAGACCGCTATGCTGAAATCGAAAGGAAGAGCTTACAGTCTGTAGGCGTGGATGTTTCCCGTCTTTTAGTACGCACCGATTGCGCAACAGGACTTGCGTGGATAACGGTAAACGATGCGGGCGATAACAGTATTGTTGTTGTTCCCGGTGCTAATAAAACACTGTCAGAAAAAGATATCGCCGATAACGACGATTTGCTGCACAGCTGTGATATCATATTGTGTCAGCTGGAAATACCGATACAAACGGTACTGTACGCCGCCCGCAGGGCAAAAGAATTAGGCAAGACATTTATTCTTGATCCCGCTCCTGCACCGAAACTATTTCCTTCCGAACTCTATGCATACATTGATATTATCAAGCCGAACGAGACGGAACTCTCATTACTGACAGGCAAAGATGTTTCGGACTATGAAAGCGCTTCCGATATGCTGCGTACAAAAGGTGTAAAGAATGTCATTGTTACACTCGGCGAAAAAGGTGCTTTTGTAAATTCCGAATCGGAGGGAAAGCATCTTGTACCTGCTCGTTCCGTTCCCGTTGTCGATACGACAGCCGCCGGTGATTCTTTTACGGCTGCGCTTGCGGTTCGGCTTGCGTCCGGTTCTTCGCTACTGCAGGCCGTCCGTTATGCAACTGAGGTCGCAGCAATTGTTGTTACCCGTAAGGGAGCGCAAACCTCAATCCCCTCGGCGGCAGAGGTACCCTTTGACGATAAATGA
- the gap gene encoding type I glyceraldehyde-3-phosphate dehydrogenase — translation MKVAINGFGRIGRLVFQALVEQNLLGKDKFDVVAVVDLSTDAKYFAYQLKYDSVQGKMNAEIGTKGDDVLVINGHEIKCVSGKGLTPAQLPWKELGIDVVIESTGLYTNEKAYGHLEAGAKKVIISAPGKSTDAAKPIKTIVMGVNENEYDPAKHHVVSNASCTTNCLAPIVHVILKEGFGIETGLMTTIHSYTATQKTVDGVSMKDWRGGRAAAINIIPSTTGAAKAVGEVLPSTKGKLTGMSFRVPTPTGSVVDLTFRATKDTSIEELDAAFKKASETYMKGILGYCNEEIVSTDIIHDKRSSIYDSKATLQNNLPGEKRFFKVVSWYDNEWGYSNRVIDLLKFMNK, via the coding sequence ATGAAAGTAGCTATTAACGGATTTGGCAGAATTGGTCGGCTCGTGTTCCAAGCATTGGTTGAACAAAATTTGCTTGGGAAAGATAAATTCGATGTCGTTGCGGTTGTCGATCTTTCAACCGATGCAAAATATTTTGCATATCAGCTTAAATACGATTCCGTACAAGGCAAGATGAATGCCGAAATCGGTACAAAAGGTGATGATGTACTCGTTATCAACGGTCACGAAATCAAATGTGTCTCCGGCAAGGGCTTAACTCCCGCTCAGCTTCCGTGGAAGGAATTGGGTATCGATGTTGTTATCGAAAGTACCGGCCTGTATACAAACGAAAAAGCTTATGGACATTTGGAAGCGGGCGCAAAGAAGGTTATTATTTCCGCACCCGGTAAGAGTACCGATGCCGCAAAGCCCATTAAGACAATCGTTATGGGTGTCAATGAGAACGAATATGACCCCGCAAAGCATCATGTCGTTTCCAATGCAAGCTGTACCACTAACTGTTTGGCTCCTATCGTTCATGTCATTTTAAAAGAAGGTTTCGGAATTGAAACGGGATTGATGACGACGATTCACTCCTATACCGCAACACAAAAAACTGTTGATGGTGTTTCAATGAAAGATTGGCGCGGCGGACGGGCTGCTGCTATCAATATTATCCCGTCTACTACCGGCGCTGCTAAAGCTGTCGGTGAGGTATTGCCTTCAACAAAGGGCAAGCTGACCGGTATGTCATTCCGTGTACCGACCCCAACCGGTTCGGTTGTCGATTTAACTTTCCGCGCAACAAAAGATACCTCTATTGAAGAGTTGGATGCAGCTTTCAAGAAAGCTTCTGAAACTTATATGAAGGGAATTTTAGGCTATTGCAACGAAGAAATCGTTTCCACCGATATTATTCACGACAAGCGTTCTTCGATCTACGACAGTAAGGCAACGCTCCAGAATAACCTTCCGGGCGAAAAGCGCTTCTTCAAAGTAGTTTCGTGGTATGATAACGAATGGGGATATTCCAACCGCGTTATCGACCTGCTCAAATTTATGAATAAATAA
- a CDS encoding BMP family ABC transporter substrate-binding protein — protein sequence MKKILSVGLFVLLGMSMFAFGAKENSGSKEPSVALIINGNLGDKSFHDSANNGMKMIANELHCKTKVVEVGYDDSKWEPALRDLCDEKHDIIFCGTWQMQALVSKITKDYPNQKIIVYDTTMDYASDSAGLFKNTYSIEYKQNEGSFLAGVLAAEMTKGKKIGFIGGMDNTVILDFLVGFIQGAKTVSPDIKIISSFVGNFSDSAKAKELALTQYQMGADIIFVCASNAGEGALQAAKEKNKFIIGVDSDQAMLYKQTDPVLSNLIISSMLKRVDKSMYLAMKEIQSNTLVWGKRVALGINEGCVGLADNEVYQAKVPAEVRKHISEYETQIRNGKIAVKTAFGMRQADITAYIDSARP from the coding sequence ATGAAAAAGATTCTTTCTGTCGGTCTGTTTGTACTGTTAGGCATGTCTATGTTTGCTTTCGGTGCAAAAGAGAACAGCGGTTCAAAGGAACCGAGTGTCGCGCTGATCATCAATGGAAACCTTGGAGATAAGTCTTTCCATGATTCCGCAAACAACGGTATGAAGATGATCGCAAATGAACTGCATTGCAAAACCAAGGTAGTTGAAGTCGGGTATGACGACTCAAAATGGGAACCGGCGTTGCGTGACCTTTGTGATGAAAAGCACGATATTATTTTTTGCGGAACGTGGCAAATGCAGGCGCTTGTATCAAAGATAACAAAAGATTATCCGAATCAAAAAATCATCGTCTACGATACGACAATGGATTATGCTTCCGATTCTGCGGGGCTGTTTAAAAATACCTATTCGATAGAATACAAGCAGAATGAGGGTTCCTTCCTTGCAGGCGTACTTGCCGCGGAAATGACAAAGGGGAAGAAAATCGGGTTTATCGGCGGTATGGATAATACCGTTATCCTCGATTTCTTAGTCGGTTTTATACAAGGTGCAAAAACCGTTTCTCCCGATATTAAAATCATTTCTTCTTTTGTCGGAAATTTCAGCGATTCTGCAAAAGCAAAAGAACTTGCGTTGACACAGTATCAGATGGGTGCCGACATTATATTTGTTTGCGCATCGAATGCCGGAGAAGGTGCGCTGCAGGCTGCAAAGGAAAAGAATAAATTCATTATCGGTGTGGATAGCGATCAGGCTATGCTGTACAAGCAGACCGATCCTGTTTTATCAAACCTCATTATCTCTTCGATGCTGAAACGCGTTGATAAGTCCATGTATCTTGCAATGAAAGAAATACAAAGCAATACACTGGTATGGGGAAAACGTGTAGCATTGGGAATAAATGAAGGTTGCGTCGGTCTTGCAGATAATGAAGTGTATCAGGCGAAAGTTCCTGCCGAAGTTCGCAAGCATATTTCCGAGTATGAAACCCAAATCAGAAATGGAAAGATTGCAGTTAAGACAGCATTCGGTATGAGGCAAGCCGATATAACAGCATATATCGATTCCGCTCGCCCATAA